The Clostridioides difficile genome has a segment encoding these proteins:
- a CDS encoding cysteine protease StiP family protein: MGEFSTYSKDDVIFLLKDISNLIEEEGNKERELKIQSGRHYSEMIPIEYEVSEDYLKLYHDKLEQNKNKLAFSIGVMCEKIIKKNGNDVVLVSLARAGTPIGILAKRYLRNKYNLNLPHYTISIIRDKGIDMNAVEYIINSHPNSNIQFLDGWTGKGTISKELEKACDELKIKFKKNFDSTLAVLADPAGYSGLYGIREDFLIPSACLNSTVSGLVSRTVLREDLIGKADFHGAKFYSHLKDKDESINYIETIEACFKNQFKNISDEVEKWKSDIITKDGYFDVLNIKDKYDIKDINFIKPGVGETTRVLLRRVPYKILVKDLNDKSLEHIFILAKEKNVEVEEMDLKAYKCCGIIKNMKDV; the protein is encoded by the coding sequence ATGGGAGAATTTAGCACATATTCTAAAGATGATGTTATCTTTTTATTAAAAGATATATCAAATTTAATTGAAGAAGAAGGAAACAAAGAGAGAGAGTTAAAAATACAAAGTGGCAGACATTATTCAGAAATGATACCAATAGAGTATGAGGTTAGCGAAGATTATCTAAAATTATATCATGATAAATTAGAGCAAAATAAGAATAAACTGGCATTTTCTATAGGAGTTATGTGTGAAAAGATAATTAAAAAAAATGGAAATGATGTTGTACTAGTTTCGCTTGCTAGAGCAGGAACACCAATTGGTATTTTGGCAAAGAGATACCTAAGAAATAAGTATAATTTAAATTTACCTCACTATACAATATCTATAATAAGAGATAAAGGAATAGATATGAATGCAGTTGAATATATAATAAATAGTCATCCAAATTCAAATATACAATTTTTGGATGGATGGACTGGCAAGGGAACAATATCAAAAGAGCTAGAAAAAGCATGTGATGAACTTAAGATTAAATTTAAAAAGAATTTTGATTCAACACTTGCTGTATTAGCTGACCCTGCTGGATATTCTGGACTTTATGGAATTAGAGAAGACTTTTTGATACCAAGTGCATGTTTAAACTCCACTGTTTCTGGGTTAGTGAGTAGAACTGTGCTAAGAGAAGATTTAATTGGAAAAGCTGATTTTCATGGTGCTAAGTTTTATAGCCACTTAAAGGACAAAGATGAGTCTATAAATTATATAGAAACTATAGAAGCATGTTTCAAAAACCAATTTAAAAATATATCTGATGAAGTTGAAAAATGGAAAAGTGATATTATAACTAAAGATGGTTATTTTGATGTTTTAAATATAAAGGATAAGTACGATATAAAAGATATCAACTTTATCAAGCCAGGAGTAGGAGAAACAACAAGAGTTTTACTTAGAAGAGTTCCATATAAGATACTTGTTAAAGACTTAAATGATAAATCCTTAGAGCATATATTTATTTTGGCAAAAGAGAAAAATGTTGAAGTTGAAGAAATGGATTTAAAAGCCTACAAATGCTGTGGCATAATAAAAAATATGAAAGATGTTTAG
- a CDS encoding HAD hydrolase family protein, with amino-acid sequence MIVFSDLDRSVIYSDKFLNTDKGYTNIEIYKGKKISYISLNTINLIKQIQYYGMFVPTTTRTIEQFKRIEFNKYGIYFPWSITSNGGVILKDNEILKSWGEKIDKLKSNYEPIESMVDKFKTYLNIEGITNFKVAEDTFFYIVVDLKKFNLDSIREYINILESKNWKLYVSGRKIYFIPKEISKENAIKYLTKELGIEDFYAIGDSIMDYGMLDISSNAYVLKHGDINKSEIRNKFISSKYDGMSGTEEILSKILDESCLLNI; translated from the coding sequence ATGATTGTTTTTTCAGACTTAGACAGGAGTGTTATTTACTCTGATAAATTTTTAAATACTGATAAGGGGTATACCAATATAGAAATCTATAAAGGAAAAAAAATTTCTTATATATCTCTAAATACTATAAATTTAATAAAACAAATACAGTACTATGGTATGTTTGTACCAACTACTACTAGAACAATAGAGCAATTTAAGCGTATAGAATTTAATAAATATGGTATTTACTTTCCATGGAGTATAACTTCAAATGGAGGAGTTATACTTAAAGATAATGAAATATTGAAATCATGGGGTGAAAAGATAGATAAATTAAAATCTAACTATGAGCCTATTGAAAGCATGGTAGATAAATTTAAAACTTATTTAAATATAGAAGGAATAACTAATTTTAAAGTTGCAGAGGATACATTTTTTTATATCGTTGTGGATTTAAAAAAATTTAATTTGGATTCAATTAGAGAGTATATAAATATATTAGAATCAAAAAACTGGAAATTGTATGTGAGTGGTAGAAAAATTTATTTTATACCAAAAGAAATCTCAAAAGAAAATGCCATAAAATACTTGACCAAAGAATTAGGAATAGAAGATTTTTATGCAATTGGGGATTCTATTATGGATTATGGGATGCTCGATATTTCAAGTAATGCTTATGTATTGAAGCATGGTGATATAAATAAAAGTGAAATAAGAAATAAATTTATATCAAGTAAATATGATGGAATGAGTGGGACTGAGGAAATATTATCTAAAATTTTAGATGAAAGTTGCCTACTTAATATATAA
- a CDS encoding cupin domain-containing protein, producing the protein MDIDVGSKIRALRKSKNISIATLAKDSGLSTGLISQIERNMVVPSIIAMWKISRTLDVNIGYFFDDIGKDDSNIVVKKNNRKKIVTNDSTKFYELLVPNLIGKKIEFILVTLDGHTKKSSEFVTHEGEECGYIIKGKMKITLGNKEYILEEGDSFYFNSTIPHIYENCDDNECISVWAMTPPSF; encoded by the coding sequence ATGGACATAGATGTTGGAAGCAAAATTAGAGCTCTTAGAAAATCTAAAAATATAAGTATCGCTACTTTAGCCAAAGATTCTGGTTTAAGTACAGGTTTAATAAGTCAAATTGAACGTAATATGGTTGTTCCATCAATTATAGCAATGTGGAAAATATCAAGGACTCTTGATGTAAACATAGGTTATTTTTTTGATGATATTGGGAAGGATGATTCTAATATAGTAGTAAAGAAAAACAATCGAAAGAAAATAGTAACTAACGATTCTACAAAATTTTACGAACTTCTTGTTCCTAATTTAATTGGAAAAAAAATAGAATTTATACTTGTTACATTAGATGGACATACAAAAAAAAGTAGCGAATTTGTGACACATGAAGGAGAAGAATGTGGCTACATAATAAAAGGAAAAATGAAAATAACACTTGGTAATAAGGAGTACATATTAGAGGAAGGGGACAGTTTTTATTTTAACAGCACTATACCACATATATATGAAAACTGTGATGATAATGAATGTATTTCAGTCTGGGCAATGACCCCACCTTCATTCTAA
- a CDS encoding HpcH/HpaI aldolase/citrate lyase family protein gives MKYFDYICKEDLEKIFLKVPEDFNANTEKDVLKYALGAFLYVPATQYNMIYKSIIGDVKGVRPLAICLEDAVGANGESEAIENLKLILKNISNENITNKDGIPLIFVRIKDVEQLLRIKEIIIKNSNVITGILIPKANSKLIENCIEVLNSIGLQNMYVIPIIETREFIYKENKELSFSNLYNTILRYKSRILSIRVGLTDILGMYGIRRDKNFSIYNNLICSSFILDIITYLQRPEIDIPISGGVSEFFDMTNEEIRNKYIEEILLDKFHGLVGKTVIHPMQIQIVQALSAVSYEDFTDALEILDSANSKYGVSKGILGERMNETNPHFLWAKKILILSKIYGVLNKGVDYEELLKF, from the coding sequence TTGAAATATTTCGATTATATCTGCAAAGAGGATTTAGAGAAAATTTTTTTGAAAGTGCCAGAAGACTTTAATGCCAATACTGAAAAAGATGTACTGAAATATGCACTGGGTGCTTTTTTATACGTTCCAGCTACTCAATATAACATGATTTATAAGAGTATTATAGGTGATGTTAAGGGAGTTAGACCATTAGCTATTTGTTTAGAAGATGCTGTTGGGGCAAATGGAGAATCTGAGGCTATAGAAAATCTTAAATTGATTTTGAAAAACATTAGCAATGAGAATATAACTAATAAAGATGGGATACCATTAATTTTTGTGAGAATAAAAGATGTAGAACAGTTGCTAAGAATTAAAGAGATTATAATTAAAAACAGTAATGTTATAACAGGAATATTGATTCCTAAAGCAAATTCGAAGTTAATTGAAAACTGTATAGAAGTTTTGAATTCTATAGGTCTTCAAAATATGTATGTTATTCCAATAATAGAAACAAGAGAATTCATATATAAAGAAAATAAAGAATTAAGCTTCAGTAATTTATACAATACTATTTTAAGATATAAATCAAGAATACTTAGTATTAGAGTAGGTCTAACTGATATATTAGGCATGTATGGTATAAGAAGAGATAAAAATTTTTCTATATATAATAATTTGATTTGTTCTTCATTTATATTAGATATAATCACATATCTTCAAAGACCAGAGATAGATATACCAATAAGTGGAGGTGTATCGGAATTCTTTGATATGACGAATGAAGAGATAAGAAATAAGTATATAGAAGAAATATTATTGGATAAATTTCATGGATTAGTTGGAAAGACAGTAATTCATCCAATGCAAATTCAAATTGTACAAGCATTATCTGCAGTATCATATGAAGATTTTACTGATGCTTTGGAGATACTGGATAGTGCAAATAGTAAATATGGTGTGAGTAAAGGCATATTAGGTGAGAGAATGAATGAAACAAATCCTCATTTTTTATGGGCTAAGAAAATATTGATTTTATCTAAAATATATGGGGTATTAAATAAAGGAGTAGACTATGAAGAATTGCTTAAATTTTAA
- a CDS encoding DUF819 family protein, whose amino-acid sequence MRSFVSPDNIWVLWAIVTGWAAFSIYLEQKYSWASKISGAIIALVGAMLLSNLNIIPVESVVYDQVWGYVVPLAIALLLYQCNIKKIWKESGRLLVIFLVGSVGTVLGAMIGFLALKNAVPDLNIVAAMMTGSYIGGNVNFAAMSGAFDAPGELVSATVVADNLLMALYFFVLIAIPSIGFFRKHFKHPHVDEMESIGVNEGETIAANYWGRKEISLKDIAIAIGSAFIIVAVSVELSGWFKAIIPTSNPFLAMLNTLFGNQYLIITTLTMFFATFMPNFFSDIKGAQELGTFLIYIFFVVVGVPASIPLIIQKSPLLLLYCGIMVLINMLVTFIVAKIFKFSLEEAILASNANIGGPTTAAAMAISKGWSKLVGPILIVGTFGYIVGNYFGLLVGNILI is encoded by the coding sequence ATGAGGAGTTTTGTAAGTCCTGATAATATTTGGGTATTATGGGCAATTGTAACTGGATGGGCAGCATTTAGTATTTATTTAGAGCAAAAGTACAGTTGGGCGTCAAAAATATCAGGAGCAATAATAGCCCTTGTAGGGGCAATGTTATTATCAAATCTAAATATTATACCAGTAGAGTCTGTTGTATATGACCAAGTCTGGGGATATGTTGTTCCTTTAGCCATAGCTTTGTTGTTATATCAATGTAACATCAAAAAGATATGGAAAGAGAGTGGAAGATTACTTGTAATCTTTCTTGTAGGTTCTGTGGGAACTGTACTTGGAGCCATGATTGGATTCTTAGCATTAAAAAATGCAGTACCAGATTTAAATATTGTTGCAGCTATGATGACAGGTTCTTATATAGGTGGAAATGTAAACTTTGCAGCTATGTCAGGAGCATTTGATGCACCTGGAGAATTGGTATCAGCAACTGTTGTAGCAGATAATCTTTTGATGGCATTATATTTCTTTGTTTTAATAGCCATCCCATCTATTGGATTTTTTAGAAAACATTTTAAACATCCACATGTAGATGAGATGGAAAGCATAGGTGTAAATGAAGGCGAAACAATAGCAGCAAATTATTGGGGAAGAAAAGAAATATCTTTAAAAGACATAGCAATAGCCATTGGTAGTGCTTTTATAATAGTTGCAGTATCAGTAGAATTGTCAGGTTGGTTTAAAGCTATAATACCAACATCAAATCCATTTTTAGCAATGCTAAATACTCTATTTGGCAATCAATACTTAATAATAACCACTTTAACTATGTTTTTTGCTACTTTTATGCCTAATTTCTTTAGTGATATAAAAGGAGCACAAGAGTTGGGGACATTTTTAATCTATATTTTCTTTGTTGTAGTAGGGGTTCCTGCCTCAATCCCATTGATAATCCAGAAATCCCCACTATTACTTTTATACTGTGGAATAATGGTACTTATAAACATGTTAGTTACATTTATAGTTGCAAAAATATTTAAGTTTAGTTTAGAAGAAGCCATTCTTGCATCTAATGCAAATATTGGTGGACCTACAACAGCAGCAGCTATGGCAATATCAAAAGGATGGTCTAAGTTAGTAGGACCAATACTTATAGTAGGGACATTTGGATATATAGTTGGTAATTATTTTGGTCTTTTAGTAGGAAATATTTTAATATAA
- a CDS encoding YceG family protein — MGDSKVFEKIFSSQSDRGNYTPSKGYLSYFISYIGLEDEILYNLEIFKTKQNIDSRKDIALFTDAIANPSDFDIINYFKNGLKNYKNSTEDIDISILGFEEIDYKIKQAIDRVLKEEEKDFTNDRVKQNFIVKIMAWIKTYIGALDINKNDAPKIIFYGDIKKHEVYLLLILYLAGFDVLYLNPNSKSNISILNLQKYKIELEEANIIEENVSFEDRVVSGEKMDKGSVKKAFTVGAEASKRISEELLNDSGFIKPWQLQDRKIKSLLLSSTIDEISIYWNQPLKLRPGFKFNDTIVETPVFFSKINGIYNDKNEYIKFLDLLRDSESSTFVEFNGDIDRFSKEFTREAFSLSFVLNSKGIIDKNSVLNNKEYSISTLALNQQIMILEKVEELIEGNLFLNGLSGEDKIKGLFTVLHMDKRFVHMMNNFDYSLINPKLVIYMYKSIVFDKEVVFLMLLLSKIGFDIIILSPGGENNIENVINNQLIDIHRLDKMVYDLRLNLLEDEIPLLKKIFGKRRRF; from the coding sequence ATGGGTGACTCAAAGGTATTTGAAAAAATATTCTCCAGCCAATCAGATAGAGGAAATTACACTCCTTCAAAGGGATATTTAAGTTATTTTATTTCATATATTGGTTTAGAAGATGAGATTTTGTATAATCTTGAAATATTTAAGACTAAGCAAAATATTGATAGTAGAAAAGATATTGCTTTATTTACTGATGCTATAGCAAATCCTAGTGATTTTGACATTATAAATTATTTTAAAAATGGACTTAAAAATTATAAAAACAGTACAGAAGATATAGATATAAGTATTTTAGGATTTGAAGAAATAGATTATAAAATAAAGCAAGCAATAGATAGAGTATTAAAAGAGGAAGAAAAAGACTTTACTAATGATAGAGTTAAACAAAATTTTATAGTGAAAATAATGGCATGGATAAAGACCTATATTGGTGCCTTAGATATAAATAAAAATGATGCTCCAAAAATAATATTTTATGGAGACATAAAAAAGCATGAAGTTTACTTACTCTTAATATTGTACTTAGCAGGATTTGATGTATTATACCTTAATCCAAATTCAAAGAGTAATATAAGTATCTTAAATTTACAGAAATATAAGATAGAATTAGAAGAGGCTAATATAATAGAAGAAAATGTTTCTTTTGAAGATAGGGTTGTTTCAGGTGAAAAGATGGATAAAGGTTCTGTAAAAAAAGCTTTTACTGTTGGAGCAGAAGCATCAAAACGAATAAGTGAAGAATTGTTAAATGACTCTGGATTTATAAAACCTTGGCAACTTCAAGATAGAAAAATAAAAAGTTTGCTTTTAAGTTCAACTATTGATGAAATCTCAATATATTGGAATCAGCCATTAAAATTGAGACCAGGATTTAAGTTTAATGATACTATAGTAGAAACTCCTGTTTTCTTTTCTAAAATCAATGGAATATATAATGATAAAAATGAATACATTAAGTTTTTAGATTTATTAAGAGATTCAGAAAGTTCAACATTTGTTGAATTTAATGGAGATATAGATAGATTTTCAAAAGAATTTACAAGAGAAGCTTTTAGCCTATCATTTGTATTAAATTCAAAAGGTATTATAGATAAAAATTCTGTTTTAAATAATAAAGAATATTCTATTTCAACATTAGCATTAAATCAACAAATTATGATTTTAGAAAAAGTGGAAGAACTTATAGAAGGCAACCTGTTTTTAAATGGACTAAGTGGAGAGGATAAAATAAAAGGCTTATTTACAGTACTTCATATGGATAAGAGGTTTGTTCATATGATGAATAATTTCGATTACTCTCTCATAAATCCAAAGTTGGTTATATATATGTATAAAAGTATTGTGTTTGATAAAGAAGTGGTATTTTTAATGCTTTTACTTAGTAAAATTGGATTTGATATTATTATATTATCTCCAGGAGGAGAAAATAATATAGAAAATGTTATAAATAACCAATTGATTGATATACACAGATTGGATAAAATGGTATATGACCTTAGATTGAATTTACTTGAAGATGAAATACCTTTACTTAAAAAAATTTTTGGCAAGAGGAGACGATTTTAA
- a CDS encoding toxic anion resistance protein — MGININNFSKDNNSVETVENLPVTVQEEKFDIMEYTNNKKIELRKSKEVEALTSLIEVENPDTILQFGRKASEGVARVSDSLLNTIKLNRNEENSKMLVHLTKIMDKFDLDDFQETKEPNFVQKLFKKANNAIEMMFQKYETLGGEVEKIQIELEQYERDIALSNKQIGAMLNENFDFYNELQKYIVAGEMAVEEMDNEILPYFKQKSETSGDQMDIVNYQELLKVYDMLNQRVYDLRIAENIAIQTIPMLRGMQHNNYGLIRKINSAFVVTLPVFKQCLSQAILLKKQELQAKSLKALDDKTNELLLRNAQNVSSQSAQIARMAGTSSVQIETLEKMYNTIKSGIDETMRIEENNRVTIKDNTKRLEELNTAIIYNK, encoded by the coding sequence ATGGGGATAAATATAAATAATTTTTCAAAAGATAATAATTCTGTAGAGACTGTTGAAAATTTACCTGTGACTGTACAAGAAGAAAAATTTGATATAATGGAATATACAAATAATAAAAAAATTGAACTTAGAAAGTCTAAAGAGGTTGAGGCTTTAACTTCTCTTATAGAAGTAGAAAATCCAGATACAATTTTACAATTTGGTAGAAAAGCATCTGAAGGAGTAGCGAGAGTTTCTGATAGTCTATTAAATACGATAAAACTGAATAGAAATGAAGAAAATTCTAAAATGCTTGTTCACTTAACTAAAATAATGGATAAATTTGATTTAGATGATTTCCAAGAAACTAAGGAACCAAATTTTGTTCAAAAACTTTTCAAAAAAGCTAATAATGCTATTGAAATGATGTTTCAAAAGTATGAAACACTAGGAGGAGAAGTTGAAAAGATTCAAATTGAACTTGAGCAATATGAAAGAGATATAGCACTTTCTAATAAGCAAATTGGTGCTATGTTAAATGAAAACTTTGACTTTTATAACGAACTTCAAAAATATATTGTTGCTGGAGAAATGGCAGTAGAGGAAATGGATAATGAAATACTACCATATTTTAAACAAAAGTCAGAGACTAGTGGAGACCAAATGGATATTGTAAACTATCAAGAACTATTAAAAGTTTATGATATGCTAAACCAAAGAGTCTATGATTTAAGAATAGCAGAAAATATAGCTATTCAGACAATACCTATGCTTAGAGGTATGCAACATAATAACTATGGTTTAATTAGAAAAATCAATAGTGCATTTGTTGTAACTCTACCAGTATTTAAACAATGTTTATCTCAAGCCATATTGCTTAAAAAACAAGAATTACAAGCAAAGTCCCTAAAAGCTCTTGATGATAAAACTAATGAGTTATTGCTTAGAAATGCACAAAATGTAAGTTCTCAAAGTGCACAAATAGCTAGAATGGCTGGAACAAGCTCTGTGCAAATAGAGACATTAGAAAAAATGTACAATACAATTAAATCTGGTATAGATGAAACTATGAGAATAGAAGAAAATAATAGAGTTACAATCAAGGATAATACAAAGAGATTAGAGGAATTAAATACAGCTATAATTTATAATAAGTAG
- a CDS encoding dipeptidase, which translates to MIFDGHSDTWSDVTIRRLNGEKDVFRRIHLENFKKANIEGAIFVIWIDPPYDKKPEKRVKQIIECIKEEIEDMKDVVNIVKKYSDINKGLNENKINILIGLEGLSHVGKNLDLIEYYYKEVGARHASLTWNEQNELATGCLGDDIRGLTEIGKKAVDKLEKLGMIIDVSHLNEKSFWDLMSVVSKPVIASHSNAKSLCDAKRNLTDNQLKEISKTGGLVGINSFRGFTNSNPKKQDLIHLVDHIDYMVNLIGIEHVSFGFDFSDYLGEETIGSFTEENSKNPSVEGLKSTYEAKNIVIELQKRGYKKSDINLISSGNFYRVFKEILK; encoded by the coding sequence ATGATTTTTGATGGACATTCAGATACTTGGTCAGATGTAACAATAAGAAGGCTTAATGGAGAGAAAGATGTATTTAGAAGAATCCATCTTGAAAATTTTAAAAAAGCAAATATTGAAGGTGCTATTTTTGTAATATGGATAGACCCACCATATGATAAAAAGCCTGAAAAGAGAGTTAAACAGATAATAGAGTGTATAAAAGAAGAAATTGAAGATATGAAAGATGTTGTAAATATAGTAAAAAAATATTCCGATATAAATAAAGGACTAAATGAGAATAAAATAAATATTTTGATTGGTCTTGAAGGTTTAAGCCATGTTGGAAAAAATTTAGATTTAATCGAATATTATTATAAAGAAGTTGGAGCTAGACATGCGTCATTAACTTGGAATGAACAGAATGAACTTGCTACAGGATGTTTAGGAGATGACATCAGAGGACTAACTGAAATAGGGAAAAAAGCAGTGGATAAGTTAGAAAAATTAGGCATGATAATAGATGTATCACATCTAAATGAAAAATCATTTTGGGATTTGATGTCGGTTGTAAGTAAACCAGTTATAGCTTCTCATTCTAATGCCAAAAGTCTATGTGATGCAAAAAGAAATCTTACAGATAATCAACTAAAAGAAATTTCAAAAACGGGTGGATTAGTGGGGATAAATAGCTTTAGAGGATTTACCAATAGTAATCCTAAGAAGCAAGATTTAATACACTTAGTTGACCATATAGATTATATGGTGAATCTTATAGGTATAGAGCATGTATCTTTTGGTTTTGACTTTAGCGATTATCTAGGAGAAGAGACTATAGGCTCTTTTACTGAAGAAAATTCTAAAAATCCAAGTGTAGAGGGTCTTAAAAGTACATATGAAGCTAAAAATATAGTAATAGAGCTTCAAAAGAGAGGATACAAAAAAAGTGATATAAATTTAATATCTAGTGGAAATTTCTATAGAGTATTTAAAGAGATACTAAAGTAA
- a CDS encoding phosphoribosyltransferase family protein, whose translation MKNCLNFNCEIDIVDNPLNLDLNDFLDIGIRNNSKRRFLFISKKLGKHLACKPSEMDNLGKLMATIYNKKNKVTSNGTVIAFAETGTAVGHSFFDYLSGNYEFIHTTRERFDELENLDFLEEHSHATDQNLYFEMLDNFKFGDEVILVDDEITTANTCMNIIRKIQSIYPKKKYTICSILNWVSDENLKRISALEKELGCKIEFVYLFKGDFNFDINEDIVANYNDNCTISQLSTMKDDKTNLIVNHINVNLEDYIGNKKYIRYTGRFGINKREQIKLKEIIKRESKKIVIESKESLKKKTEKILFLGTEEFMYIPMLFAKEKENQCDIYYHSTTRSPIINIDKNSYPIRSKFKLKSFYNLDVQNYIYNIDRHNFSECYLFVELDKSENSYLEFIDIIKNTSIKKLTIVCCS comes from the coding sequence ATGAAGAATTGCTTAAATTTTAATTGTGAAATTGACATTGTTGATAATCCATTAAACTTAGATTTAAATGATTTTTTAGATATAGGAATAAGAAATAATAGTAAGAGACGTTTTTTATTTATATCAAAAAAACTTGGAAAACATTTAGCTTGTAAACCAAGTGAAATGGATAATTTAGGAAAGCTAATGGCCACGATTTATAATAAAAAAAACAAGGTAACATCAAATGGGACTGTAATAGCTTTTGCCGAAACTGGTACAGCTGTTGGACATAGCTTTTTCGATTACTTATCTGGGAATTATGAATTTATTCATACCACTAGGGAGCGATTTGATGAGCTAGAAAATTTAGACTTTTTAGAAGAACATTCTCATGCAACAGACCAAAATTTATACTTTGAAATGCTAGATAACTTTAAATTTGGTGATGAAGTAATTTTGGTAGATGATGAAATTACTACAGCTAATACATGTATGAATATAATTAGAAAGATTCAAAGTATATATCCTAAAAAGAAATATACTATCTGTTCTATACTTAATTGGGTAAGTGATGAAAATTTAAAAAGAATTAGTGCTTTGGAAAAAGAACTTGGATGTAAGATAGAATTTGTGTATTTATTTAAAGGAGACTTTAATTTTGATATAAATGAAGATATTGTTGCAAATTACAATGATAATTGTACTATTAGTCAATTAAGTACTATGAAGGATGATAAAACAAATTTAATAGTAAATCATATCAATGTTAATTTAGAAGATTATATAGGAAATAAGAAATATATAAGATATACTGGTAGATTTGGAATTAACAAAAGAGAACAAATTAAATTAAAAGAAATTATAAAAAGAGAAAGTAAAAAAATAGTTATAGAAAGTAAAGAATCTTTAAAAAAGAAAACAGAAAAGATTCTATTTTTAGGTACTGAAGAATTTATGTATATACCTATGTTATTTGCAAAAGAAAAAGAAAATCAATGTGATATATACTATCATTCAACAACTAGAAGTCCAATAATTAATATTGATAAAAACAGTTATCCTATTAGAAGCAAGTTTAAATTAAAGAGTTTTTATAATCTAGATGTTCAAAATTATATTTACAACATAGACAGACATAATTTTTCTGAGTGTTATTTATTTGTTGAGTTAGATAAAAGTGAGAATTCTTATCTGGAATTTATTGATATAATTAAAAATACAAGCATAAAAAAATTGACTATAGTATGTTGTAGCTAA
- a CDS encoding iron chelate uptake ABC transporter family permease subunit gives MKKRYLIIGIIILSYFSLFIGAEDINIMHIFAKNQHKLMIFVMSRIPRLISILIAGIGMSIAGLIMQQISKNKFVSPTTGATIDAAQFGIVICMLLIPSASIFTKTIIAFIFSLIGTFMFMKIIRKLQFKNIIFVPLVGIMFGNIIGSMTDFIAYKYDLSQNVSSWMQGDFSMILKGNYEILYITIPLIIVAYIYANRFTVVGMGMDFATNLGLSYKKVVNVGLIIVALVTVCVVVTAGNIPFIGLIVPNIVSLYMGDNIRDSIWHTGLFGAIFVLICDIFGRIIIYPYEISIGLTVGVIGSILFLYLILRRNINEA, from the coding sequence ATGAAAAAGAGATATTTAATTATAGGAATAATAATTTTATCTTATTTTTCCTTATTTATAGGTGCAGAAGATATAAACATAATGCATATATTTGCAAAAAATCAGCATAAACTTATGATATTTGTCATGAGTAGGATACCAAGGTTAATAAGTATATTAATTGCAGGTATAGGAATGAGTATAGCAGGTCTTATAATGCAACAGATAAGTAAAAATAAATTTGTATCACCTACTACAGGAGCAACAATAGATGCAGCTCAATTTGGTATAGTAATCTGTATGCTTTTAATACCAAGTGCATCTATTTTTACGAAGACTATAATAGCCTTTATATTTTCTCTTATAGGAACATTTATGTTTATGAAAATAATAAGAAAGTTACAGTTTAAAAACATAATATTCGTACCATTAGTAGGTATAATGTTTGGAAATATAATAGGTTCTATGACCGACTTTATTGCATATAAATATGATTTGAGTCAAAATGTAAGTTCTTGGATGCAGGGTGACTTCTCTATGATACTTAAAGGAAATTATGAAATATTATACATAACAATACCTCTCATAATAGTAGCATATATTTATGCAAATAGATTTACTGTTGTTGGAATGGGGATGGATTTTGCAACTAACTTAGGTCTAAGTTATAAAAAAGTTGTCAATGTAGGTTTAATAATAGTAGCTCTTGTTACAGTATGTGTAGTTGTTACTGCTGGTAATATACCTTTTATAGGTCTAATAGTTCCAAATATTGTATCTCTATATATGGGTGATAATATAAGAGATAGTATATGGCATACAGGATTATTTGGGGCAATATTCGTACTTATATGTGATATTTTTGGAAGGATTATCATTTATCCATATGAAATATCTATAGGTCTTACAGTTGGTGTTATAGGAAGTATACTATTCCTTTACTTAATACTAAGGAGGAATATAAATGAAGCTTAG